In the genome of Fibrobacter sp., one region contains:
- a CDS encoding bifunctional phosphopantothenoylcysteine decarboxylase/phosphopantothenate synthase gives MNLSGKHILLGVSGGIAAYKSCELLRLLQKKGAEVRVCMTEAATQFVAPLTFASLSKCPVYLKNGAAEARPFQHIDFPRWADLYLVVPATANVIGKFAFGIADDPVSLCFMSCDCERFIAPAMNVAMYNSPAVKRNLEMLRGFEKTHVLESPAGFLACGEVGQGRLLEPAQIVECLERCEVRGSRLEARDEINNEQLTMNNCSKVSNAQKFLEESAKLDLAGAWNLEPGTCSRRVLITAGRTEEAIDPVRYISNCSSGKTAVALSAVFLANGYDVEVVAGPMEAQFPGGVRVTRVRSACQMHDAVLERQPDVDVLVHCAAVADYRPANPADSKIKDSRSQLTIELVPNPNILRDCSAARREGRVTRKQVIVGFALETDHFKEHAAEKFEKSGADALLLNAPVAADSGFGHDNVRYALIEHGKPIPELNMGSKVSLAESIVNFCSAQFSQDANLQSAK, from the coding sequence ATGAATCTTTCTGGCAAGCACATTCTTCTTGGCGTATCTGGCGGAATTGCCGCCTACAAGTCCTGCGAACTTTTGCGACTGTTGCAAAAGAAGGGTGCCGAGGTGCGCGTTTGCATGACAGAAGCTGCGACCCAGTTTGTGGCGCCTCTGACTTTTGCAAGCCTTAGCAAGTGTCCGGTGTATTTGAAGAATGGCGCTGCCGAGGCGCGTCCTTTCCAGCATATCGATTTTCCCCGCTGGGCGGACTTGTACCTGGTGGTTCCTGCTACAGCCAATGTGATTGGCAAGTTTGCCTTCGGCATTGCCGACGATCCAGTAAGCCTTTGCTTCATGAGCTGCGACTGCGAACGCTTTATTGCTCCGGCGATGAACGTGGCCATGTACAATTCTCCTGCGGTAAAGCGCAATCTTGAAATGCTCCGCGGTTTTGAAAAGACTCATGTGCTGGAATCTCCCGCAGGTTTCTTGGCTTGTGGCGAAGTGGGGCAGGGAAGACTCTTGGAACCTGCGCAGATTGTGGAATGCCTTGAAAGGTGCGAGGTGCGAGGCTCGAGGCTCGAGGCTCGAGATGAAATTAACAATGAACAATTAACAATGAACAATTGTTCTAAGGTTTCTAACGCTCAGAAGTTCCTTGAAGAGTCCGCCAAACTAGACTTGGCTGGAGCCTGGAACCTGGAGCCTGGAACCTGTTCTCGTAGGGTGCTTATCACCGCAGGCCGTACCGAAGAAGCTATTGACCCGGTCCGTTATATTTCCAATTGCAGTAGCGGAAAGACTGCCGTTGCTTTGTCCGCGGTTTTCCTTGCCAATGGTTACGACGTGGAAGTGGTGGCAGGCCCTATGGAAGCCCAGTTCCCGGGTGGCGTGCGCGTAACTCGTGTTCGTAGCGCTTGCCAGATGCATGATGCTGTTTTGGAACGTCAGCCCGACGTGGATGTTCTTGTGCATTGCGCTGCCGTTGCTGATTACCGTCCGGCAAATCCTGCTGATTCCAAGATCAAGGATAGCCGTAGTCAGCTGACTATTGAACTGGTTCCCAACCCCAATATTCTGCGTGATTGTTCCGCAGCCCGTCGCGAAGGTCGTGTGACCCGCAAGCAGGTGATTGTGGGTTTCGCTCTTGAAACGGACCACTTCAAGGAACACGCTGCTGAAAAGTTTGAAAAGTCCGGCGCCGATGCTTTGCTGTTGAATGCCCCGGTGGCTGCAGACAGTGGCTTCGGCCATGACAATGTTCGCTATGCCTTGATTGAACACGGCAAGCCTATTCCCGAATTGAATATGGGTAGCAAGGTTTCCCTTGCGGAATCCATCGTGAATTTTTGTTCTGCGCAGTTTTCGCAGGATGCCAACTTGCAGTCCGCTAAGTAG
- a CDS encoding pectate lyase: protein MNFKLIAAVAFGIATSAMAYGPALPLSGWATQNGGTTGGANYGTVTVDNVNDLKSYAKAGNKTIYIKPGTYAGTVEVGSNVTLYGYPGVVITQPSKGSGIKISGSKNVIIRNISVKGVGAVDEDDEDCLQINHESKNVWIDHVHVYDGHDGNMDIVNQSDYITVSWSKFTYTSKSTNHQFSNLFGNSDSKTADANALKITAHHNWWGDGVKERMPRVRFGQVHVVNNLYTSSTASYCVRAGMKANIRVENNVFIGVKNPLDYNNKSKEDAKVSMIGNYYEKTSGNTTGQGTAFTPAYKMSITDVSTQAKAYALRDSIQAYAGPTLPAPGSSEVTPVSSSSVKSSSSAKSSSSVAPTSSSSVKSSSSAAVVAGTATLTKHGTGKSTQSVAAGSAIEEFYYTIEGATGATVTGLPEGVSGALKGSDFYISGTVPANAASGDYKYTVTTTGATTNASKSGTITVTGGSAPVASSSSTTQTASSSSVAPASSSSTNEIATIESSDSGEQNGNETQAIQQTAAPKFSVASAGRSLTVYGAAGKTLTIMDMQGRLMFGRFIQTNNFDVTLPHSGNYIVRVGKQTQRVNIK from the coding sequence ATGAACTTCAAACTTATCGCAGCCGTCGCATTCGGCATCGCAACTTCCGCCATGGCCTACGGCCCCGCTCTTCCGTTGAGCGGTTGGGCAACCCAAAACGGAGGCACCACCGGCGGCGCAAACTACGGCACCGTCACCGTAGACAACGTGAATGACTTAAAATCCTACGCAAAGGCCGGCAACAAGACCATCTATATCAAGCCGGGTACTTACGCAGGCACCGTGGAAGTGGGTAGCAACGTAACACTCTACGGCTATCCGGGCGTAGTCATTACCCAGCCTTCCAAGGGCAGCGGCATCAAGATTTCCGGTTCCAAGAACGTTATCATCCGCAACATTTCCGTGAAGGGCGTGGGGGCTGTGGACGAAGACGACGAAGACTGCCTCCAAATCAACCATGAATCCAAGAACGTGTGGATTGACCATGTCCATGTCTACGACGGCCACGACGGTAATATGGATATCGTGAACCAGTCCGATTACATCACCGTTTCCTGGAGCAAGTTCACCTACACCTCCAAATCCACCAACCATCAGTTCTCCAACCTCTTCGGCAATAGCGATTCCAAGACAGCAGACGCAAACGCCCTGAAGATTACCGCCCATCATAACTGGTGGGGCGACGGTGTGAAGGAACGCATGCCCCGCGTCCGTTTCGGCCAGGTCCATGTGGTAAACAACCTCTACACCAGCAGCACCGCCAGCTACTGCGTCCGCGCAGGCATGAAGGCAAACATCCGCGTAGAAAACAACGTGTTCATCGGCGTCAAGAATCCCCTGGATTACAACAACAAGTCCAAGGAAGACGCCAAGGTTTCCATGATCGGAAACTACTACGAAAAGACTTCCGGCAATACCACAGGCCAGGGCACCGCATTTACTCCGGCATACAAGATGAGCATTACCGACGTCAGCACCCAGGCAAAGGCTTACGCCCTTCGCGATTCCATTCAGGCCTACGCAGGCCCCACGCTTCCCGCCCCCGGTTCCAGCGAAGTGACCCCTGTAAGTTCCAGTTCCGTGAAGAGTTCAAGTTCTGCAAAGTCCAGCAGCTCCGTCGCACCGACATCCAGCTCCAGCGTTAAGTCGTCCAGCTCCGCTGCAGTCGTTGCTGGCACCGCCACCCTCACCAAGCACGGCACAGGCAAATCAACCCAATCTGTTGCCGCAGGCTCTGCTATTGAAGAATTCTACTACACCATCGAAGGTGCAACCGGCGCAACCGTTACCGGACTCCCCGAAGGTGTCTCCGGCGCATTGAAGGGTTCTGACTTCTACATTTCCGGAACAGTTCCTGCAAACGCAGCATCTGGCGATTACAAGTACACCGTTACCACCACAGGCGCCACCACCAACGCAAGCAAGAGCGGCACCATCACCGTTACAGGCGGCAGCGCCCCCGTAGCTTCTAGCAGTTCCACAACACAGACAGCTTCAAGCAGTTCCGTGGCCCCGGCCTCCTCCAGTTCCACAAATGAAATCGCAACCATTGAATCCAGCGACTCTGGTGAACAAAACGGCAACGAAACTCAAGCCATCCAGCAAACCGCCGCACCCAAATTCAGCGTCGCCTCCGCAGGCCGCTCCCTCACCGTCTACGGCGCCGCAGGCAAAACCCTCACCATCATGGACATGCAGGGTCGTCTGATGTTCGGTCGCTTCATCCAGACCAATAACTTTGACGTCACACTCCCCCATAGCGGCAATTACATCGTCCGTGTGGGCAAGCAGACTCAGCGCGTAAACATCAAGTAG
- a CDS encoding acyltransferase gives MVHSAKSSRIFEFDIIRVLAMFWVVTYHFGCEYACGPFAPLVNFFCVTPNFDFGNVAVTMFLVLSGALLFRKYGNGNVGSLPAFYLKRAKTIYPAFWILNLYVVLAMVRHWISDGNPFFAGNPLKLLLTVTGFDGFLNLFGFESYYFCGEWFVGAIVLLYLLFPFLAWAYQKNRVVLLVVLGICYALQFVWPDSWRWIISAFPATLMLKFVLGFLLMDLLPKLRNRAVGWTSLVVFLALCLLNTPGGFYKNDLAGTVAGVAVFLAVLNFGGKLNPASVVGKAVAKLAPYTYCVFLLQHVCINWLQIAFVKVMGRPAVEFSSPVCLGFLAVTLVVILVAAYLLKLVSDKAVKFAESKFLS, from the coding sequence ATGGTTCATTCCGCAAAGTCATCCCGCATATTTGAATTTGATATTATCCGCGTGCTCGCCATGTTCTGGGTGGTGACATATCATTTCGGATGCGAGTATGCCTGTGGCCCGTTTGCTCCGTTGGTGAATTTCTTTTGTGTAACGCCCAACTTTGATTTTGGAAATGTGGCAGTGACCATGTTCCTGGTGCTTTCCGGTGCGTTGCTTTTTCGAAAGTACGGAAATGGCAATGTGGGCAGTTTACCCGCCTTTTACTTAAAGCGAGCAAAGACGATTTATCCTGCGTTCTGGATTTTGAACTTGTATGTGGTGCTTGCCATGGTTCGTCACTGGATCAGCGATGGCAACCCCTTCTTTGCCGGAAATCCGTTGAAACTGCTACTTACGGTAACAGGCTTTGATGGATTCTTGAATTTATTTGGTTTTGAAAGTTACTACTTCTGCGGGGAATGGTTTGTGGGAGCAATTGTGCTGCTCTATCTCCTGTTTCCCTTTTTGGCTTGGGCGTATCAAAAGAACAGAGTAGTCTTGTTGGTTGTTCTCGGAATCTGTTACGCTCTGCAGTTTGTGTGGCCGGACAGTTGGCGTTGGATTATCAGTGCGTTCCCTGCGACCTTGATGTTGAAGTTTGTGCTGGGCTTTTTGCTGATGGACCTTTTGCCGAAACTTCGTAATCGTGCGGTGGGCTGGACTTCCCTGGTGGTGTTCCTTGCGCTGTGCCTGCTGAATACTCCCGGTGGGTTTTATAAGAATGACTTGGCTGGAACTGTGGCGGGAGTCGCCGTGTTCCTGGCTGTGCTGAATTTTGGTGGCAAGCTGAACCCCGCGTCTGTGGTGGGCAAGGCGGTGGCAAAACTGGCTCCTTACACCTATTGCGTTTTCCTGTTGCAACATGTTTGCATTAACTGGCTCCAGATTGCTTTTGTGAAGGTAATGGGGCGCCCTGCTGTGGAATTTAGTTCTCCGGTGTGTCTGGGTTTTCTTGCGGTAACTTTGGTTGTAATCCTGGTGGCGGCCTACTTATTGAAGTTGGTTTCTGACAAGGCTGTAAAATTTGCAGAAAGCAAATTTCTATCTTAA
- the cmk gene encoding (d)CMP kinase, with protein sequence MSNSENFVIALDGGSGTGKSTTAKIIAKKLGITYLDTGSMYRAVTFAALEKGIPAEEGPAMDELLKNLKLSFDSENHVLIDGVSYEDHIRGMRVSSNVSIYCALPSVRKAMTDKQREIGAVSSCILDGRDIGTVVFPNAKYKFFLVTDVKVRAERRLKELLEKGEKVTYEQVLENLTERDRLDSSRATAPLKKADDAIEIDTTQTSIEQQVQKILDYVGVVA encoded by the coding sequence ATGAGTAATTCTGAAAACTTTGTGATCGCCCTGGATGGCGGTAGCGGCACTGGTAAGAGCACCACGGCAAAGATTATTGCCAAGAAGTTGGGCATTACCTACTTGGACACAGGCTCCATGTACCGTGCAGTGACCTTTGCAGCCCTGGAAAAGGGTATTCCCGCAGAGGAAGGCCCTGCCATGGACGAATTGCTCAAGAACCTCAAGCTTAGCTTCGATTCTGAAAACCACGTCCTCATCGACGGAGTTTCCTACGAAGACCACATCCGCGGTATGCGCGTTTCTTCCAACGTGAGCATCTACTGCGCCCTGCCGTCCGTCCGCAAGGCCATGACCGACAAGCAGCGCGAGATCGGTGCTGTTTCCAGCTGCATTCTGGATGGCCGTGACATCGGTACCGTGGTTTTCCCCAATGCTAAGTACAAGTTTTTCCTCGTCACCGACGTGAAGGTTCGCGCCGAACGTCGCCTCAAGGAACTCCTTGAAAAGGGCGAAAAGGTGACCTATGAACAAGTTCTCGAAAACCTGACCGAACGTGACCGTCTGGATTCTTCGAGAGCTACGGCCCCCCTCAAGAAGGCCGATGATGCTATTGAAATTGACACTACACAAACCTCAATTGAACAACAGGTTCAAAAAATTCTCGACTACGTAGGTGTAGTGGCGTAG
- a CDS encoding TraB/GumN family protein, translating to MTENADIYRIKNDDREIILIGTAHISQASKDLVRETIEAESPDTVCVELDEGRLGSIKDPDRWKKTDLRQVIKNKQLGTLIANLVLGSYQKRMGAQTGVKPGSELKEAVDVAEAAGHELVLADRDIKITLKRTWACTPWYRKFSLLGGLFASIFDKTEVSEEELAKIKEQDALNGMMQEFGKTYPEVKQVLIDERDQFLASKIKNAPGKKIIAVVGAGHMRGIAGIIEENKELPSEESISVIPKSAPIWKIIGWAIPIAIIASIIAVGVHAGAEKAGQLSLQWAMLTGGGAMLGTVIAGGHPLTILVALVTAPFTGLTPLIGVGFFTALTQVYMRPPRVSEMETLPDDIWQVKRWWKNRVTRVILCFLCPGIPAIIGKILAIFNIYQAL from the coding sequence ATGACAGAAAATGCAGACATCTACCGCATCAAGAACGACGACCGAGAAATCATCCTTATCGGTACCGCCCATATTTCACAGGCATCCAAGGACCTGGTGCGCGAAACTATCGAGGCCGAGTCCCCGGACACCGTCTGCGTTGAACTGGACGAAGGCCGCCTGGGCTCCATCAAGGACCCGGACCGCTGGAAAAAGACCGATTTAAGACAGGTCATCAAGAACAAGCAGCTGGGCACCCTGATCGCAAATCTTGTGCTGGGCTCCTACCAGAAGCGCATGGGCGCACAGACCGGCGTAAAGCCCGGTTCCGAACTGAAGGAAGCCGTGGACGTAGCCGAAGCCGCCGGGCACGAACTGGTTCTTGCCGACCGCGACATCAAAATCACACTGAAGCGCACCTGGGCATGCACCCCCTGGTACCGCAAGTTCAGCCTTCTGGGCGGGCTTTTCGCAAGCATTTTCGACAAGACCGAAGTCAGCGAAGAGGAACTGGCCAAGATCAAGGAACAGGACGCCCTCAACGGCATGATGCAGGAATTCGGCAAGACCTACCCCGAAGTCAAGCAGGTTCTGATTGACGAACGCGACCAGTTCCTGGCCAGCAAGATCAAGAACGCCCCGGGCAAGAAGATTATCGCTGTCGTCGGCGCCGGCCACATGCGAGGCATCGCAGGCATCATCGAAGAAAACAAGGAACTGCCGTCCGAGGAGTCCATCAGCGTCATCCCCAAGAGCGCTCCCATCTGGAAGATCATCGGCTGGGCAATCCCCATCGCTATTATTGCAAGCATTATCGCAGTCGGCGTCCATGCCGGCGCCGAAAAGGCCGGCCAGCTTTCCCTGCAGTGGGCAATGCTTACTGGCGGCGGAGCCATGCTGGGCACCGTTATCGCCGGCGGCCACCCGCTGACAATTCTTGTGGCGCTGGTTACCGCCCCCTTCACAGGTCTTACCCCGCTGATCGGCGTCGGGTTCTTTACCGCCCTGACGCAGGTTTACATGCGTCCGCCCCGCGTTTCCGAAATGGAAACTCTCCCCGACGACATCTGGCAGGTAAAGCGCTGGTGGAAGAACCGCGTGACCCGCGTGATCCTCTGCTTCCTTTGCCCCGGCATTCCGGCAATTATCGGCAAGATCCTCGCCATCTTCAATATTTACCAGGCCTTATAG
- a CDS encoding HAD family phosphatase, whose protein sequence is MIKNFIFDFGGVILDIDMPKVFRGFAALGVGAEAMGIGTGTLAANSPVLQLFSQYQCGFISTDEFCSIIASKCKPGTTKEQVAETWLTVCVDLPQHRLDAIQELRKNHKVYLLSNINDLHWDYCCEKWFNRGGHNCEEYFDKLFLSQRMGMEKPNPEIFKKVIADTGIVPEETMFLDDTLENLESAAKLGFQTFHAAPGVDWIKEFVG, encoded by the coding sequence ATGATCAAGAATTTCATCTTTGATTTTGGCGGCGTCATTCTGGACATCGACATGCCTAAAGTTTTTAGAGGTTTCGCAGCCCTGGGCGTTGGTGCAGAAGCCATGGGCATTGGCACAGGAACCCTCGCCGCCAACTCCCCCGTCCTTCAACTGTTTTCCCAATACCAGTGCGGCTTTATCAGCACCGATGAATTCTGCTCGATTATCGCCTCCAAGTGCAAACCGGGAACCACCAAGGAACAGGTGGCCGAAACCTGGCTCACCGTTTGCGTAGATTTGCCGCAACACAGGCTTGACGCCATTCAGGAACTTCGCAAGAATCACAAGGTTTATCTCCTTAGCAACATCAACGACTTGCACTGGGATTACTGCTGCGAAAAGTGGTTCAACCGCGGCGGTCACAATTGCGAAGAATACTTCGACAAACTTTTCCTGAGCCAGCGTATGGGCATGGAAAAACCGAACCCGGAAATTTTCAAGAAGGTCATTGCCGACACCGGCATCGTCCCCGAAGAAACCATGTTCCTGGACGACACTTTGGAAAATTTGGAATCCGCAGCAAAGCTTGGCTTCCAGACATTCCACGCAGCCCCGGGCGTTGACTGGATCAAGGAATTCGTCGGCTAA
- the dnaB gene encoding replicative DNA helicase: protein MSDFEEQQGNFEGRQVPMDLDAERCLLGGILRDPEVMGNAIMTIKDETFFYLEKHQLVWRALTELNRNVVPIDLVTLAAELESKGKLQLVGGREYLFELMESVASSANVEWHMELLRKKAVLRKLIKMSNSVIKSAMDPSAAPDEVLSVAERDVMAIADDQVRDSLKPIDQFVSPLLQRLNERKDGITGIRTGITELDELTNGLQRSDLIILAARPGVGKTSFAMTIAANAAIRYNQNVAFFSLEMDGMQLAQRLLCSQAAIDQSKLRNGYLSSDEKKKLIAAVSPINQAPLFVDDNADLGIMELMSKARQLKRKGKLDLLIIDYLQLMKTGKEENRAVAIGAISRGLKILAKEMQIPVIALAQLSRKVEEKGRERPQLSDLRESGSIEQDADMVWFVERPYVQTHRDEDRFKATLIVAKHRNGSVKDIPMTFIPEYTTFYDAAPEGQDGGEGGAYAYDDGGDGGAAPDFADF from the coding sequence ATGTCAGATTTTGAAGAACAACAGGGTAATTTTGAAGGTCGTCAGGTCCCCATGGACCTGGATGCGGAACGCTGCCTCCTGGGCGGCATTCTCCGTGATCCCGAAGTGATGGGCAACGCCATCATGACAATCAAGGACGAAACCTTCTTCTACTTGGAAAAGCACCAGCTGGTTTGGCGCGCCCTTACGGAATTGAACCGTAATGTGGTCCCCATTGACCTGGTGACCTTGGCTGCCGAATTGGAATCCAAGGGCAAGCTTCAGCTGGTGGGTGGCCGCGAGTACCTTTTCGAACTGATGGAATCCGTGGCGTCTTCCGCCAACGTCGAATGGCACATGGAACTTCTCCGTAAGAAGGCCGTTCTCCGCAAGCTCATCAAGATGTCCAATTCCGTCATCAAGAGCGCCATGGACCCCTCCGCCGCCCCGGACGAAGTCCTTTCTGTGGCAGAACGCGACGTCATGGCCATTGCCGATGACCAGGTCCGCGACTCCCTCAAGCCCATCGACCAGTTTGTGTCCCCCCTTCTTCAGCGTTTGAATGAACGTAAGGACGGCATCACCGGTATCCGTACCGGCATCACCGAACTGGATGAATTGACCAACGGCCTCCAGCGTTCCGACCTTATTATCTTGGCAGCCCGTCCTGGTGTGGGTAAGACCTCCTTCGCCATGACCATCGCTGCAAACGCCGCCATCAGGTACAACCAGAACGTGGCCTTCTTCAGCCTGGAAATGGATGGCATGCAGCTGGCCCAGCGTCTTCTTTGCTCCCAGGCCGCAATTGACCAGAGCAAGCTCCGTAACGGTTACCTGAGCAGCGACGAGAAGAAGAAACTAATCGCCGCCGTTAGCCCGATTAACCAGGCTCCCTTGTTCGTGGATGACAACGCCGACCTGGGCATTATGGAATTGATGAGTAAGGCTCGTCAGCTCAAGCGCAAGGGCAAGCTGGACCTTTTGATTATCGACTACCTCCAGTTGATGAAGACTGGCAAGGAAGAAAACCGCGCCGTGGCTATCGGTGCCATTTCCCGTGGCCTTAAGATCTTGGCCAAGGAAATGCAGATCCCTGTGATCGCACTGGCTCAGCTCTCCCGTAAGGTAGAAGAAAAGGGACGTGAACGTCCGCAGCTTTCCGACCTTCGTGAATCAGGTTCTATCGAACAGGATGCTGATATGGTGTGGTTCGTGGAACGTCCTTACGTGCAGACCCACCGTGACGAAGACCGCTTCAAGGCTACCTTGATCGTCGCCAAGCACCGTAACGGTTCCGTGAAGGACATTCCCATGACCTTTATTCCGGAATACACCACCTTCTACGACGCCGCACCTGAAGGTCAGGATGGCGGTGAAGGCGGTGCCTACGCTTATGATGACGGTGGTGATGGCGGTGCCGCACCTGATTTTGCTGATTTCTAA
- a CDS encoding pseudouridine synthase: MSTVILFNKPFGVLSQFTPEAGHPALDTFGFPPDIYAAGRLDHDSEGALLLTDNGKLIKKLLDPKFEHPRTYLAQVDGQITEEAVRKLCKGVDIKGYHTKPCKARIVPAPDWIWDRNPPVRFRANIPTSWVELTLIEGKNRQVRHMTAAVGFPTLRLVRVKIGNIPLGDLQPGEWRVVTDKVI; the protein is encoded by the coding sequence ATGTCCACCGTTATTTTGTTCAACAAGCCCTTTGGCGTTCTAAGCCAGTTCACTCCGGAAGCGGGGCACCCCGCTCTGGATACTTTCGGTTTTCCGCCGGACATTTACGCTGCGGGCCGTTTGGACCACGACAGCGAAGGCGCCTTGCTGCTTACGGACAACGGCAAGCTCATCAAGAAACTGCTGGACCCAAAGTTCGAGCACCCGCGAACATACCTGGCACAGGTTGACGGACAAATTACCGAAGAAGCTGTTCGAAAGCTTTGCAAAGGCGTGGACATCAAGGGATATCACACAAAACCCTGCAAGGCCCGCATCGTCCCGGCTCCAGACTGGATCTGGGACCGCAATCCGCCTGTCCGTTTCCGCGCAAACATTCCCACCAGTTGGGTAGAGCTGACCCTTATCGAAGGCAAGAACCGTCAAGTTCGCCACATGACAGCCGCGGTAGGATTTCCAACACTACGCCTCGTCCGCGTGAAAATCGGAAACATTCCGCTTGGCGATTTGCAGCCCGGCGAATGGCGGGTAGTTACAGACAAAGTGATTTAA
- the rpsA gene encoding 30S ribosomal protein S1: MANTLKFGNQADLDEILAAEAECGADFRKANADVYAGMDCLAQGNLVTGKISQVNDQEVLIDVNYKSEGVIDRAEFKDTDSLELGSEIEVFVEKLEDEDGRLILSKQKADFVRVWDRIHAAFENNEVVRGTLTKRIKGGVVVDLFGIDAFLPGSQIDLRQIPDINALIGQEYDLKVIKVNKARRNIVVSRRVVLEEERNKQRGDVLETLEKNQVRKGIVKNITDFGAFIDLGGVDGLLHITDMSYKRINHPTEMVQLGQEVEVMVLDFNDKKERISLGMKQLKPHPWKDIAERYPEGAVVKGKVVSITDYGAFIELDSGVEGLIHVSEMSWTQHVKHPSKILTVGQEVEAVVLKVEEEAERISLGMKQLESDPWDSIDTELPPGARVVGEIRNIASFGAFVEIKEGVDGLIHVSDMSWTKKITHPNEMVKKGDKVECVVLAVDKEKRRISLSMKHLAEDPWDSIDSTYPVDAEVKGKIVRMLDRGVVVELNEGIEGFIPVSKLTAEYIKVPADAFKVGDEVPAVVTEIDQNNRKIYLSVVDYFKNRESAELKAWMDSHKPGENGTTIGDVAPKAKKASKKKEEEA, encoded by the coding sequence ATGGCAAATACACTTAAGTTCGGTAACCAGGCAGACCTCGACGAAATCCTCGCTGCAGAAGCAGAATGCGGCGCAGACTTCCGCAAGGCTAACGCTGACGTTTATGCTGGCATGGACTGCCTCGCTCAGGGCAATCTCGTCACCGGTAAGATCTCCCAGGTCAACGACCAGGAAGTCCTCATCGACGTCAACTACAAGTCCGAAGGCGTGATCGATCGCGCTGAATTCAAGGACACTGACTCCCTCGAACTCGGTTCCGAAATCGAAGTTTTTGTTGAAAAGCTTGAAGATGAAGACGGTCGTCTCATCCTCTCCAAGCAGAAGGCTGACTTCGTTCGCGTATGGGATCGCATCCATGCTGCATTCGAAAACAACGAAGTCGTTCGTGGTACCCTCACCAAGCGCATCAAGGGCGGCGTAGTTGTCGACCTCTTCGGTATCGATGCCTTCTTGCCGGGTTCCCAGATTGATCTCCGTCAGATTCCGGATATCAACGCCCTCATCGGTCAGGAATATGACCTCAAGGTTATCAAGGTTAACAAGGCTCGTCGTAACATCGTCGTTTCTCGCCGTGTTGTTCTCGAAGAAGAACGCAACAAGCAGCGTGGCGACGTTCTCGAAACCCTCGAAAAGAACCAGGTTCGCAAGGGTATCGTCAAGAACATCACCGACTTCGGTGCATTCATTGACCTCGGCGGCGTAGATGGCCTCCTCCACATCACCGACATGAGCTACAAGCGCATCAACCACCCGACCGAAATGGTCCAGCTTGGTCAGGAAGTCGAAGTTATGGTTCTCGACTTCAACGACAAGAAGGAACGCATCTCTCTCGGCATGAAGCAGCTTAAGCCGCATCCGTGGAAGGACATCGCTGAACGTTATCCGGAAGGCGCTGTCGTTAAGGGTAAGGTTGTTTCCATCACTGATTACGGTGCATTCATCGAACTCGACAGTGGTGTTGAAGGCCTCATCCACGTTTCTGAAATGTCCTGGACCCAGCACGTCAAGCACCCGTCCAAGATCCTCACCGTTGGTCAGGAAGTTGAAGCTGTCGTTCTCAAGGTCGAAGAAGAAGCTGAACGCATCTCTCTCGGCATGAAGCAGCTGGAATCCGATCCGTGGGATTCTATCGACACCGAACTTCCCCCGGGCGCACGCGTTGTTGGTGAAATCCGCAACATCGCTTCCTTCGGCGCATTCGTCGAAATCAAGGAAGGTGTTGATGGCCTCATCCACGTTTCCGACATGTCCTGGACCAAGAAGATCACCCATCCGAACGAAATGGTCAAGAAGGGTGACAAGGTTGAATGCGTCGTTCTCGCTGTCGATAAGGAAAAGCGTCGCATTTCCCTCTCCATGAAGCACCTCGCCGAAGACCCGTGGGATTCCATCGATTCCACCTACCCGGTTGATGCTGAAGTGAAGGGCAAGATTGTCCGTATGCTCGATCGCGGTGTTGTCGTTGAACTCAACGAAGGCATCGAAGGTTTCATCCCGGTTTCCAAGCTCACCGCTGAATACATCAAGGTTCCTGCCGATGCATTCAAGGTTGGCGACGAAGTTCCGGCTGTTGTTACCGAAATCGATCAGAACAACCGTAAGATCTACCTCTCCGTGGTTGACTACTTCAAGAACCGTGAATCCGCTGAGCTCAAGGCTTGGATGGACTCTCACAAGCCGGGCGAAAACGGCACCACTATCGGTGACGTAGCTCCGAAGGCTAAGAAGGCTTCCAAGAAGAAGGAAGAAGAAGCTTAA